Genomic DNA from Pseudomonas helmanticensis:
AGCGCCGGCACCGGCAGCGCTGCCAGGCTTTCACTGGTCATCCCGCGCGAAAAACCGAGGTCAAGGGAAACCACGGCGGTGACGCGTTTGTCGCGCAAGTCGCTGGCCAATTGAGTTTTCAGTGCGGGCGTGCTGGCCGGATTGATCTTGTCGTAATTGATGCAACTGGCCAGTTGCGGATGAACCTTGCAGTCACGCGCAAACAGCTCCGGATCGAACCGCGCACCGGCGATTTCAATGGCCGTCCAGCCACCGAGCGAATGGCCCACCACAGCAATCTGGCGCGGTGCGACGGCGCCAAACTTCTGCGGCTGCGAGGTCACCGCCGCAATCGCCCGGCTCAGGTCGCCCGGCCGCTGCCACAACTGCTCGGCAGCTTGCGGGGTACGGTCATGGGTGGTGGTGCCGGGGTGGTTGACCGCCGCGACGATGTAACCCTGCTGGGCCAACGCACTCGCCAGCCAGCCCTGATTGCTCCAGTTGCCCCGATAACCGTGGGAAAGCACCACCAGTGGATGCTCGCCTGCGGTGGGCGGCGCGTCGCGCACGGCGGCATTGCCGACAAACACCACGTCATCGGCGATCAATTGGGGTGTGACAGTGGTTTTACCCGGATACCAGACGACCATCTCCAGCGCACGCTCATTGTGCGGGTCGAGGGTCGAGGACTGGAAACCGATAGCGTTGACGTCAGCGAGCGCGCTGGTGGTCAGGCAGGTTAGAAGCAGGGCACCGAGAGCTGGTTTCAATGAGTGGATCTTCCATGATTGGGGGGAGGGGTTAGCAATTTGCAACCCGCTGGCAGTGTGCAACACAGTTTGCACACTGCGCTGTAGCTTGCTTACGTTGCCAGCGATAGATAAATCGCCAGCGCTCCCAGCAGGCAAGCCACCAGCGTCGGTGCATAGTGGATGGCTCGCGCCTTTGTGGTTCGCGACGAACTATCGATAGCTTCCAGTGACGACAGCCGCTGTTCAACGGCGCGAAGCAGAGTTTTCTGCTCAATATTAACCTGCTGCAGCAGACTGATCGTTGCAGATTGCTGCGTTAGTGCAGCCTCCGCCGTCTTGGTGCGGTCGGTCAATAGGTGCATCTGCCTGGCCAAGTCAGCACGCTCAGCTTCCAGAACATCCACACGGCCGGCAAGTACGCGATTGCAATTGTCGAGCGCTGGCAGTTGCTGTGAGAAGGCCCCCGTCTTCAGCGCCAGTTCAGTTATCCGTGCATCATCAAGGGTTCGATGCTGTGCGAGTCGACCTGTCTGATCGGTAAGAACTTTAACGTTGCCTTCCAGTTCCTGGGTGCGCGAAGTTGCCGATTGTTGACTTTGCTCATGCCTGGTCAACTGCGCATTGACAAACTGTTCATGGATTTCTTTTTCTTCGCGCCATGCTTCACAGTCAATCATGCGCAGTTCCAGACTATCGACCATGTCTTGCTGTTGTAACTGGTCGCAGACCTGCTGCTGCAATTGGTCAAGGAAAGCTTTGACCACGGCTCTCTGATTGCCATCGAGGGTTTTTGTATCTGCCGTGACCATCGCGATTTTGTTGACCAGTGCCTCATTGAATCCCTGCAGCACCTGGTTTTTCTGGGTCATGACCTTCAACATGACTTGCAGCACTTTCTGGGTGACCACGAGACTGGCGCCCAGTCCCTGAACCAGAATGGCAAGCTCTTTATCGGTGTTACCTGACAACCCCGAGGTGAGCTGGCCCCACCAGTTCCGGCTCTCCAGACTGTTCATTAGTGAGCTAGCCTGGTCTTTGACTTCTAAACTCTGGCGTGATGCCCGTTCTATGTCCAGAACCGCCTCTTCAAGGGCTCGCGTGAAGTCCCTGATCTCTTGGTGGTTGGCGGCTGTCAGGATACCGTCGGCACGTCGCATTACAGCAGGAAGCCTGGCGGGGGTGTTATGCATGTTCATAGGCGTGCTTCTCGAATCAGGAGCGGATAATACGGAGAGTGAGAGGGTCGATCGCGGCAATGGGCTCATGAATCGACAACGTGCGGGTATAAGTTTCCATCTGTCCCAGAACCATCAGCTCTGACTCGATGTAGCCACCCAGATCGCCAAACAGCGCCAGTTCGTTTTCTGCGACGATGATGAGTTGCTCACACGCTGCGCGCTCAGCGTTCAGCACCTCCACTTGCCCGTCCTGGAAGGCGATGACTGCGTTGATAATGCGGGTCATGAAACCTTGCAGGGCATGAGCTGAAATGCCGAAACCCACGGCAGCGACGGCTGCTGAGATGTAAGGCGCGAATGGGGCCAAGGCGCCACCTGTCTGTGCTACCAGCCATTTTTCCAGCATCAGGTCGAGCGAATCCCATATCACCAATGATCCGCTAATGATGACGGTTTCACTGATTTTGCGGACGAGCTCCTCACGGGGCATCGTCTGCGCCCCTTTGTAGAGCTGCCAGCTGTTGTTGGCCAAATCGAAAAGGTTGCGCGCCAGGTTGTAGATCTGGCCGATGGTCTTGGACAGGGCGTTGACGATGAACTCGGCAATACCACGCAAGAGCTGTAGCGGGTTTTCCAATACATTGCGCAATACTGCGAGGATCTTCTTCAACATCCGATCTACGCGCACCTTGATCTTGGCGACGCCTCCACTCAACACGTCTACCAGTTCATCTTTGATGGCTTTGATTGCAGTCGTCGTCAGTCGCTCGAAGATGTCATAACCAACATTCTTGAAAGCCTCGCCGGCTGCACCGGCCGCTAGAGAAATGGTCGCCCCCGATGTGTCTTTGATCTTCTTCGCTTCTTGGTTGCTGCGGGTGCCCTGTTCAGTCGCCAGCTCCTCCTTTCTGTTCCTAAGCCTGCCGTCGGACAATGCCGGCTCTCGTTTGGCATCTTCGTCCGCAGAAGAATTTTTCTCGCTCTTGCTCACGTCCTTGAACTGAGCAAAGTTCTCCCTGATCAGATGGGCTTCCAATGCGGCGGCGGTCTCTTTGGATTCCATATTGATGAACCGGACGGTACAACCGGTTTCCATCACATCGGCGAGTTTGTAAGGCTCTGCTCCAGGTTTCTGCCCCTGCTTGTATTCGTTGAAATGGCCGGCATTCCAGCGCGATTGCATGTTCTCGCTGTCGCCCACATACACAGGCTTATCGTATTTATCGAAGACAACATAGACGCCGGGGGCGTTGGGCATTTTCTGCTTGAAATCATCCGGTCGTTGGCCATTCTCGATCGTGAACTTGCCATCGAACTTCAAGGTTGCCAGCGATGAAATGCCATGCGTCAGGCTCTTCTGAATCATCTCTTTCCACGCCTGGCCGCGGTTTGCGACCTGCATGACGGACTGGGCCGAAGTCGCTTTCAAAGCTTCTTTAGCCTCGGCACTGAAATCGGTGTGGTTGGCGTTCGGAGTGGCGTTGCGTTTGTTGCGGTAGCCTGCCACCAACTTGCGGGTCACGTTATCGATAGCGCGATCAACAATCAGGTTGGCCATGGGTGGCAAGGTCGCCAAGACTGCATCCTGAGGATTCGGGGGCAATATCGTGCTGGAAGGTGCTTGAAGTTCGCTGGCCACGCATTCTGTCCTTGTTAGTGAGGCGTTTTGTTTGATGTTTCACAAGAGAAGTGGAGCCAAATCGCGTGGTGGCAATTAGATGGCTAATACGTGGATGGTGACCGGATACGCCAGGCGCGACAAGCCCCATAAGCAACAGAGACTTCAGGAACGAACGCCCTGAACGAGCGGAACGGTGCCGGGCGCAACCGGGCGCGGGAGGACTTGATAGCAGAGCAAACGCTAGCGATATCAGCAAACGCCGGGATGAGCAGTGCTGAACAGATGGCGGCGGAGGTTAATCACGCTCTGCCGCAAGTGCCCCTGAATATCACTCCACGCACAGTTTCGGGGTAATAAGGATTTCCCCGGAAGCGTTGGCGCTACTTGTCCCATCGACCTTGTGCGCAGGATCTTTACGACCGCTCCATTCGACGGGATACGGCCCGGTCGCGGCCAGTATCGTTTGCATGCGAGTCATGAAATCAGCGTCGCTTCGGGCGTAGAAAACCCACTCTCGACGTTGCTCACCGGTCACGGTGCACACCCACTTCGCCAGGCCGTTTTCCGTTGCGGCCGACGTTAGCAAAGCTTCCATTTCATTCATGCGCACCAGATCGCGAGGTCGCGGCAGGAACTTCCGGGAAGTGTAGTTCCAGCGGACTTTCATCTTGAACGGCAACGCTTGCTGCTCCGCCGCAGAAATTGTGTTGGCAGTGTGGAAGTTCATGGGGCCTGGGATATCCAGGTAGTCGGAATCCTGTAGAGGGTCCTCGCTCGGCTCGACAAGACGTGCTTGTGTATAAAGACCAGGACCAGTGCCAAGAATGGCCTTGAGTGCCGCATCTCTTTCGTCATTACGGTCAACCACACAGTCCTCGTAAGCCGCACTCTGGCTTGGGTCTTCATCCAGGCACGGGTCGCGTTCGACCGGTGGCGGTGGATGGGCGCATCCCGTGTTGAGCAGAACTGTTGATGCCAACAGCAGTAGCAGCGGCAAAGTGCGATTAAGGGTGTTTTGGTTGTTGGATTTAATGCGATTCAAAAACGTGCCTTCCTTGGGGGGCGGGGAATAGTTTGGCGACGAGAGGCGTGCCGGAAATGCCTGATTAATGCCGCTTATCAAATCAGCGACTTTTTGAAATCACGCTACTCATGTATTGATTCAAGTCGCGAAAGTCTTCAACGCTCCAGGCGTGCGGCGCTATTTTTACGCCGTTCTCGCGCAGGGTCCTCGGAATCAAGTCGCCATTGGGGCGAAGGATGATCGAGGAGACGATGACCCCCGGATAATCATTCAGGCGTTTCTTGAAGGCGGTTGTTGTCAGGTCAGGTGCCGGCGGCTGGCTTTTATTTGCCAAGGGGCCTGTTGCCTTGATATCGGCTCCGTGGCACATCGCACATCGCTGCACAAAAAGACTCTTGCCATTGGCGTTATCGGCAACGGACAAAGATGTTTGAACAACCGACAGAATTCCAAGCGCCGCGATAAGCAGTACTTTCATTTTTTCACGTGTCCTTGTGGCGGACCGGACTATCCGGTCCGCATTTTACGATCAGCTCTGGCAGAAGCGGATGCGGTTACCGAAGGGGTCGTACACTTCCAGGACCTTGCCCCAGTCCTGTTGCACAACACTCGGACGTCCGTATCCGTAGCGCTTGTTCAATAATTCTTCGCCGAACGATTCGATGTTATGCATCGGCACAAACACCGTCGAGCCTGGACTTGCATCGCCATGATGTTCGGAAAGATGCAGTTGCAGGCCATTGCGGCTGATCCCCAGGTAGAGCGGTAGATCCGCTTCGAACCGGTGTTCGAATTCGACACTGAAACCGAGAAAGTCGAGGTAGAACTCGCGGGTTTTGGTTTCGTCGAAAATTCGCAGGATCGGAATGGCTTTGTCGAAGGTGATTGCGGATTCGGGTTTTGCCGCAGGCAGCATTGCCGATGCGGTGTTCCAGTCCTTGTAGCCCAATTGCTGCGCGACTGTTTCCAGTGCTGCGCAATGGGTCATCGCTTGATCGCTCGACGCCAGCGCGGCGCGCAGCCGTTTGGCCATCTGCTTGGCTTGTTCGATTGAAAGCATCGTATCTCCTGTGGTCGAGATATTCTGGTGCTCGCGTTGCCAAACCTCGACTTCAAGAAATGCGCAGGGATTTGGGGAAAAGAAGCAATGCTTTCACCTTTCCTTTCGGAAGCGAGCGGCAGGCAGCATCAGCCTGCGCCGATGATACACAGCGGCCCAACACAACGAAAGCCGTCCCCACGCCCCTGTAGGAGCTGCGGCACGCTGCGATCTTTTGATCTTTAAATGCAAAATCAAAAGATCGCAGCGTGCCGCAGCTCCTACAAAGCGTTTGCAAAACCAGACCGGGACGTGCCTTCACTCACCACAGGCGCGCTTCAGCTTCATCGAATTTATCGGCGACTTTCAAAAAAGTATCTGCCCATCCGCTGCTGAGACTGAGCTCTTGAAGCGGTCCAGTAGGAGCGAAAAGCACGGCGATGTGAAGCTTGTCGGGTAGCGCGCCAGCTCTGAGCGAATCAAGCAGCAACTCCAGTTCGGTTTTTGCCGCATCCTCATCCGCCCATGAAGACCAGCTGAAATCATTGTCAGGAAGCGATACCAACTCGATCGAGGCTTCCAGTACCTGAATGAGTAGTTCGCGGGGACTGCTGTGTTGTGGGAGGCCCTGGATCAGCTGTTTTGTGATGTCTGTTTTCATAATGCTTCCATGGAAAACGCTTGTCCAAACCGCTGACTGTCGAACTTCCCTGGGCGCCAGAGGCCGAGAAAAGTCGCATAGATAACACTCTCGATTTCACATCGCAAAGGGTTGTTCATCCAAGTCACAGCCAGTTGAGTAGCCGTCTGAAGGAACTACTCGAAGAAGTGTCAGAGCAAACTCCACGAAACCCCAACATAAACCCCCATCCCTTCACCCGGCGTCGACCGCGCAGCATCCAGGCCTTTGTCGTCATAGCCCGGCGTGACCGTCGCCGCGTAGTGCTTGTTGGTCAAATTACGCATGTCCACCCAGCCTTGCCAGTCGCCCTTCGGCGCGTTGTAGCCTAGCGTTGCACCGAACAGCGCGTAAGGATCGGCGTAGTAACTGTCTGCGTAATCCACTGCAACTTTGGAAACCAACTGGGTATTCACCGCTGCGAAGAAACCCTGCGGCCAGTCATAACGTAATTCGCCCTGGTAGTAGTGCATCGGCAACCCCGGCAAGCGGTTATCGCCGAAGCGCTCATCGTCGCGATAGTGGAAATCGCTGAACGTATACGCCTGGCGCAAGCTCAACTGTCGGCCATCGGCAGCCGACCAGAGTTGGCTGTTCAGGCTGGCTTCGACACCTTGGTGCACGGTCGGGCTGGCATTCAACTCATACGGCGTGACGGCATTGGCATCCGGCAGCACCGACAGCAGCTCATGCCGCACTTGCGCGTAATACCACGCCAGACTCCATTCGCCGACGACACTGTCACCGCGCCCACCGAGTTCCAGTGTGGTCGCTGTCTGGTTTTGCAGTTTGACCGGATCTTTTTGCGTGCCGGTTGCCGCGCCGTTGCCGGCCGGGAAGCGCACGTTGGAGCTGTAGATCAGCGACCACGGGTGCGGTGCTTCGACCGAGCGGCTGAGGTTGCCGAACACTTGCAGGTCTGGCGTGATCTGGTAGCGCAGGCCGAGGCGCGGGGCGTAGTCCCAATCGTTCATGCTGGTTTTGCCGCCGCTATGCGGGTAGGTCACGTCACTTTCGCGGCGGGTGTAGATGGCGGCGAGGCCGGTGGTCAGCCAGAGGTCGTCGGCGATTTCCAGGTCGTTGCCCAAGTGCAGGACGGTGTCCGAACCCTGATAGGTGAAGTTGCGCATGTGCGTGCCCGGCGCGTAGCCGGCGGTGTTGCCGGTGGGGATGCGCACCATTTCGCTGGCGCCGTCGTTGGGCAAATGTTTGGTCACGCGCAGGCCGACATTACTGCGGCTTTCCATGCCAAAAATTGTGTCGCGGCGTTTGTAGTCGAAGGTGCCGCTGACGTCGGTGTAGGCGACTTTCAGGCGGTTCGGGCCTTCGCGCAGGTCCATCGGGTAATCGTGATAGACCAGGCCGGTCTGGATGCTCGAATCGTCGTCGATGTAGAACGTGGTCTTGTTACCGATGAAGGTGCTGCCGGGCTGTTTGCGGCTGTCGTCGCGCGACACGTAGGAAGGGTTGGCGGCGCGAGGATCATGTTCGATGGAATGCTTGGTCACGCGGCCGGCGAGGTCGTTGTCGGTTTCGCGGTAACGGATGTAGAAGCGTGTTTCCAGATTCGGGTTGAAGCGGTAACCGAAGTTGGCAATCAGGCCTTTGCTTTCGCTGGCGGTGTGATCCTGATAACCGTCGGCGTTGGCATCGGTCAGCGACACGTAGTAATCGAAGTCGCCCAGCACTTGTCCGGAACTCACCTGGCGCTGCTGATAACCGTGGCTGCCGGTGGCGTAGCGCACTTGCAGTTTCGGAGCGTTGTAGCCGGTGTGGCTGACGTAATCGATGGCGCCGCCGAGTGCCAGCGAGCCACGGTCAAAGCCATTGGCGCCGCGCAACACTTCAACGTGATCGACCCACAATGGTTCGAGCAATTCATAGGGCGTGCCGCCGGGGCCGGTCAACGGCAGGCCATCGAGCATCGTGTACAGCCCCGAGGCATGGGCGCCCGGCGCACGGTTGATGCCGGAACCACGCACGGAAATCTTCACCCCCTCGTTACCCGCCGACTGCGCGTAAACACCCGGTTGATAGGCCAGCACGTCCTGATTGCTCGCCACGCGGCCCTGCAAAGGCTGGCGCATATCGACGACGTTGGTGGCGCCTGGCACCTGATCGAGCCGGGTCTTGGCTTCTTCGATGCTGGCGTCTGCACCGCCGCGCTCGTCGGCCGAAATCAGCACTTGCCCCAGTTCCATTCCTTGAGTCTCGGCCATCGCCGGGCAGGCAAGGGCCAGGCCCAGCAGGGCAGTGGGCAGGGATTTGGGCGACGGCATCGAGAAACTCCAGCGAACAAGGGGCGGACAATGAACAGTGCGACGTAACAAAGAACGAAGGAAACACATGGCGATTTGGCTTTTTGCCCGTTAATGGCAAACCGCAAGTCGTGGGCTAACCTCACGTGTCTGGTTTGCCGCGTCAATAAACGCTTTGTTTCCGCATTCATTCGTGAGGGCTCGGTCATGGCAAAAGACAAAAAGAAGGCCGTCAAGGCGCCTGAAAGTCCGAAGTTGAAAAACAAGGATTACCTTGAGCAGTTGCGCAAGCTGCACGTTGAGCTGGTCAAGTTGCAGGAGTGGGTGATCGCCAAGGGCGTCAAGGTCTGCATCGTCTTCGAAGGGCGTGATGGCGCGGGCAAGGGCGGGACGATCAAGGCGCTGACCGAACGCGTCAGCCCTCGGATCTTTCGCGTGGTGGCGCTGCCGGCACCGACGGACCGGGAAAAAACCCAGATGCACGTTCAGCGCTACCTGCCTCATTTGCCGGCGGGAGGTGAAGTGGTGATCTTCGACCGCAGTTGGTACAACCGCGCCGGCGTCGAGCGGGTGATGGGCTTTTGCACCGAGGATCAGGCTGACAAATTCCTCAAGTCGATCCCGTGGGTCGAACATGCCATCGTCCAGTCGGGGGTGATCCTGCTCAAGTATTGGCTCGAAGTCAGCCCCGAAGAGCAGACCCGTCGACTTGAAGCGCGGATCAACGACGGCCGCAAGACCTGGAAGCTGACGCCGATGGATCTCAAGTCCTACAGCCGCTGGTACGACTACTCACGGGCGCGGGACGAGATGTTCAAACACACCGACACCGAGCATGCGCCGTGGCTGGTGGCGGACTCGAACGACAAGCGCCGGGCACGGCTGAACATCATCACTGACGTGCTCAGCCGCATTCCGTATGAGGATGTGAAACGCGAGAAGATCGAACTGCCCAAACGGCAGAAACCGGGTAAATACCGCGAGCCGGATTACCCCTATCAACGCGTCGCGCAAAAATTCTGATCCACCAGAACCGCAGGCGCCAAGCTTGCTTGCGAAGGCGCAGTGTCAGCCAACATTTTCGGCACAGACATTACGCTATCGCGAGCAGGCTCACTCCTACAGGTTTCAATCAATCTTGCTGAGTGCGACCTTCCAGAATGTTGAATGCATCGTCCAGCGGCGCGTAGCCGACGATCGCTTTGGTCTGGTCAATGGCAAGGCGCTTGTAGCGGTTGTTCGAGACGCCATGGACCACGTGGTATCCGCTCAGCTCGGCTTCAACGCAGTTGCGCAGTAACGCCACGACATCCCTGACACTGATAAACGCAGCGACGTCCCTGTGGCTGTGAACTTCACCCGGATGGAATTCGTTGACGTTGGCAATGCGCACGGCGATGGTCGTCATCTCACCGTCGTTGGCATACAACGACGCCAACGCTTCCCCGAACGCTTTGCCCACCCCATAAAGATTGCCGGGTCTCGGCGCCATGCATTCGTGAACTTGCACATCCTTCGGATAGCCTTCAATCGCCTGGGCGCTGCTGGCAAAGATAAAGCGCTTGCAGCCCTGCGTCTTCGCGGCGAGCAGCATGTTGTAGGTGCCCACCATATTCACCGGCAGGACAGAGGTCATGAAGTCCGCGTCGGGATTCGGATCCGCCGCGAGGTGAATCACCGTGTCTACGCCTTCACAGGCCGCAAGGCAGCCGGGCAGGTCGGTGATATCGAGAGTGCAGCTTTCCAGCGAATCCGGAAAACGACTGGCGTCGACATCGGCCAAACGCAAGTCCAGTTCATCGCCATAGGCCATCCAGAAAGCGTTGCCGATCTTGCCCGCAGCACCGGTGACCAGGATTTTTCGCGTACTCATTTCCGTGTGTCCTCAGGGTGAGATTCCATTCTGGCCGCTCGGCCAATCCGATGAATATCATCCCCGGATGTTTCACATCAAGGTCTTTGCCGATTCCCGGCAATACCTTGATCAGCCGTGCACGCAGCCCGCAAATAGAAAGCGGCACCTTCATAAAATTCACTGTTTTCGACGCTCAGCGCTTTTGCACACCGTCCGTCAGACACGCGCTGGAACCCATTGAACATACGTTCTTGCCGCTCTGACAGATAAGTCTGAGCAGACGAAATTTCCCCGTCGTCTGGCTAACGGGAGAACACCATGAAAGCAATCGTTTACAACGGCCCGCGTGATGTCAGCGTGCAGAATGTCGCGGATGCCAGAATCGAAAAACCTACCGACGTTCTGGTGCGAATCACCACGACCAATATCTGTGGTTCGGATCTGCACATGTATGAAGGGCGCACCTCGATGGAGACCGGCCGGGTGTTTGGCCACGAGAATCTCGGTGAGGTGATCGAAGTCGGCGCTGGCGTTGATCGGGTCAAGGTCGGTGACCGGGTATGTCTGCCTTTCAACATCGGGTGCGGCTTCTGCGAGAACTGCGAAAAAGGC
This window encodes:
- a CDS encoding alpha/beta hydrolase family protein, which gives rise to MKPALGALLLTCLTTSALADVNAIGFQSSTLDPHNERALEMVVWYPGKTTVTPQLIADDVVFVGNAAVRDAPPTAGEHPLVVLSHGYRGNWSNQGWLASALAQQGYIVAAVNHPGTTTHDRTPQAAEQLWQRPGDLSRAIAAVTSQPQKFGAVAPRQIAVVGHSLGGWTAIEIAGARFDPELFARDCKVHPQLASCINYDKINPASTPALKTQLASDLRDKRVTAVVSLDLGFSRGMTSESLAALPVPALVIAAGAPSQDLPAQLESADLAKRLPQASTQYVEIRDASHFTFLAMCKPGAVALLEEDVPGDGIICGDGEAARPRGVIQQQVATLINEFLQQAWKQQDNLAKR
- a CDS encoding GIY-YIG nuclease family protein; translation: MASELQAPSSTILPPNPQDAVLATLPPMANLIVDRAIDNVTRKLVAGYRNKRNATPNANHTDFSAEAKEALKATSAQSVMQVANRGQAWKEMIQKSLTHGISSLATLKFDGKFTIENGQRPDDFKQKMPNAPGVYVVFDKYDKPVYVGDSENMQSRWNAGHFNEYKQGQKPGAEPYKLADVMETGCTVRFINMESKETAAALEAHLIRENFAQFKDVSKSEKNSSADEDAKREPALSDGRLRNRKEELATEQGTRSNQEAKKIKDTSGATISLAAGAAGEAFKNVGYDIFERLTTTAIKAIKDELVDVLSGGVAKIKVRVDRMLKKILAVLRNVLENPLQLLRGIAEFIVNALSKTIGQIYNLARNLFDLANNSWQLYKGAQTMPREELVRKISETVIISGSLVIWDSLDLMLEKWLVAQTGGALAPFAPYISAAVAAVGFGISAHALQGFMTRIINAVIAFQDGQVEVLNAERAACEQLIIVAENELALFGDLGGYIESELMVLGQMETYTRTLSIHEPIAAIDPLTLRIIRS
- a CDS encoding DUF695 domain-containing protein — encoded protein: MNRIKSNNQNTLNRTLPLLLLLASTVLLNTGCAHPPPPVERDPCLDEDPSQSAAYEDCVVDRNDERDAALKAILGTGPGLYTQARLVEPSEDPLQDSDYLDIPGPMNFHTANTISAAEQQALPFKMKVRWNYTSRKFLPRPRDLVRMNEMEALLTSAATENGLAKWVCTVTGEQRREWVFYARSDADFMTRMQTILAATGPYPVEWSGRKDPAHKVDGTSSANASGEILITPKLCVE
- a CDS encoding c-type cytochrome, translating into MKVLLIAALGILSVVQTSLSVADNANGKSLFVQRCAMCHGADIKATGPLANKSQPPAPDLTTTAFKKRLNDYPGVIVSSIILRPNGDLIPRTLRENGVKIAPHAWSVEDFRDLNQYMSSVISKSR
- a CDS encoding glyoxalase superfamily protein, whose amino-acid sequence is MLSIEQAKQMAKRLRAALASSDQAMTHCAALETVAQQLGYKDWNTASAMLPAAKPESAITFDKAIPILRIFDETKTREFYLDFLGFSVEFEHRFEADLPLYLGISRNGLQLHLSEHHGDASPGSTVFVPMHNIESFGEELLNKRYGYGRPSVVQQDWGKVLEVYDPFGNRIRFCQS
- a CDS encoding TonB-dependent receptor family protein, which translates into the protein MPSPKSLPTALLGLALACPAMAETQGMELGQVLISADERGGADASIEEAKTRLDQVPGATNVVDMRQPLQGRVASNQDVLAYQPGVYAQSAGNEGVKISVRGSGINRAPGAHASGLYTMLDGLPLTGPGGTPYELLEPLWVDHVEVLRGANGFDRGSLALGGAIDYVSHTGYNAPKLQVRYATGSHGYQQRQVSSGQVLGDFDYYVSLTDANADGYQDHTASESKGLIANFGYRFNPNLETRFYIRYRETDNDLAGRVTKHSIEHDPRAANPSYVSRDDSRKQPGSTFIGNKTTFYIDDDSSIQTGLVYHDYPMDLREGPNRLKVAYTDVSGTFDYKRRDTIFGMESRSNVGLRVTKHLPNDGASEMVRIPTGNTAGYAPGTHMRNFTYQGSDTVLHLGNDLEIADDLWLTTGLAAIYTRRESDVTYPHSGGKTSMNDWDYAPRLGLRYQITPDLQVFGNLSRSVEAPHPWSLIYSSNVRFPAGNGAATGTQKDPVKLQNQTATTLELGGRGDSVVGEWSLAWYYAQVRHELLSVLPDANAVTPYELNASPTVHQGVEASLNSQLWSAADGRQLSLRQAYTFSDFHYRDDERFGDNRLPGLPMHYYQGELRYDWPQGFFAAVNTQLVSKVAVDYADSYYADPYALFGATLGYNAPKGDWQGWVDMRNLTNKHYAATVTPGYDDKGLDAARSTPGEGMGVYVGVSWSLL
- the ppk2 gene encoding polyphosphate kinase 2; translated protein: MAKDKKKAVKAPESPKLKNKDYLEQLRKLHVELVKLQEWVIAKGVKVCIVFEGRDGAGKGGTIKALTERVSPRIFRVVALPAPTDREKTQMHVQRYLPHLPAGGEVVIFDRSWYNRAGVERVMGFCTEDQADKFLKSIPWVEHAIVQSGVILLKYWLEVSPEEQTRRLEARINDGRKTWKLTPMDLKSYSRWYDYSRARDEMFKHTDTEHAPWLVADSNDKRRARLNIITDVLSRIPYEDVKREKIELPKRQKPGKYREPDYPYQRVAQKF
- a CDS encoding NAD-dependent epimerase/dehydratase family protein, with the translated sequence MSTRKILVTGAAGKIGNAFWMAYGDELDLRLADVDASRFPDSLESCTLDITDLPGCLAACEGVDTVIHLAADPNPDADFMTSVLPVNMVGTYNMLLAAKTQGCKRFIFASSAQAIEGYPKDVQVHECMAPRPGNLYGVGKAFGEALASLYANDGEMTTIAVRIANVNEFHPGEVHSHRDVAAFISVRDVVALLRNCVEAELSGYHVVHGVSNNRYKRLAIDQTKAIVGYAPLDDAFNILEGRTQQD